The Acetomicrobium flavidum genome window below encodes:
- a CDS encoding formylmethanofuran dehydrogenase subunit B — MTVERNVVCTFCGCLCDDINLTIEDDRIVKVEKACGNGRGLFEGYNPDPIMPKVMGRDTSFQEAVKEASRILRSARYPLIYGLSSTSSEAQRMTVQLAELIGASIDSTSSVCHGPTGLAMQAVGEPTCTLGEIKNRADLLVFWGCNPLVTHSRHFARYSAMPKGRFIPEGRRDRKVVVVDVRRSETAKSADMYLQIKQGCDFEVLLALKALIMGRTLDAVEVGGIPAEVLQQLAVEMKSCRYGMIFFGMGLTMTNGRDLNVRGVLSLVRELNDHTRFSALPMRGHGNVTGADQVMSWLCGYPFAVNYSRGYPRYGPGEYTAVDLLCSGEADCMLVIASDPAAHFPAPAVKHMKTIPVIAIDPAESLTAAGASVYFPTAMYGIDCEGTAYRMDGVALRLKAPLKRKRPSDEEVLQALIEGVKSC; from the coding sequence ATGACGGTCGAAAGAAACGTCGTATGCACCTTCTGCGGGTGTTTGTGCGACGATATAAATTTAACCATAGAGGACGATCGCATCGTCAAGGTGGAAAAAGCCTGCGGCAACGGCAGGGGCTTGTTTGAAGGCTACAACCCCGATCCTATAATGCCAAAGGTTATGGGAAGGGATACGTCGTTTCAGGAGGCGGTGAAGGAAGCTTCAAGGATCTTAAGGTCCGCCAGATATCCCTTGATCTACGGCCTGTCTTCCACGTCGTCCGAGGCACAGCGCATGACCGTGCAGCTGGCCGAACTGATCGGGGCATCCATCGATTCGACATCGTCGGTCTGTCACGGCCCCACGGGCCTTGCCATGCAGGCGGTAGGGGAACCTACCTGTACCTTGGGCGAGATAAAAAACAGGGCCGACCTCCTGGTCTTTTGGGGATGCAACCCCCTTGTGACCCACAGCCGTCATTTCGCCCGGTATTCGGCCATGCCAAAGGGGCGTTTCATCCCCGAGGGCAGGCGCGACCGCAAGGTCGTCGTCGTGGACGTGCGCCGCAGCGAGACGGCCAAGTCGGCCGATATGTACTTGCAGATCAAGCAGGGATGCGACTTTGAGGTGCTCCTTGCCCTAAAGGCCTTAATAATGGGGCGCACCCTGGATGCCGTCGAGGTGGGCGGGATACCCGCAGAGGTGCTGCAGCAGCTTGCAGTTGAAATGAAGTCCTGCCGATACGGAATGATATTTTTCGGCATGGGACTTACCATGACAAATGGCAGGGACTTAAACGTACGTGGCGTTTTGTCGCTGGTAAGGGAGTTAAACGATCACACCAGGTTTTCTGCCCTGCCCATGAGGGGCCACGGAAACGTGACGGGAGCAGACCAGGTCATGTCCTGGCTTTGCGGGTATCCATTTGCCGTCAACTACTCGAGGGGCTACCCCAGATACGGCCCGGGCGAGTATACGGCCGTCGACTTGCTCTGCAGCGGCGAGGCCGACTGCATGCTCGTGATAGCCTCAGACCCTGCGGCTCACTTTCCCGCCCCGGCGGTAAAGCACATGAAAACTATCCCCGTCATAGCCATCGATCCCGCAGAAAGCCTGACGGCAGCCGGGGCGTCCGTTTATTTTCCCACGGCCATGTACGGCATCGACTGCGAGGGCACGGCCTACAGGATGGACGGCGTAGCCCTGCGCCTGAAGGCCCCCTTAAAGAGAAAGAGGCCGAGCGACGAGGAAGTCTTGCAAGCCTTGATTGAAGGTGTGAAGTCATGTTGA
- a CDS encoding ATP-grasp domain-containing protein, with translation MRILLVGVSTRALAESALRASFDAVAVDYFGDLDQSRLIPSLAVGRDFGLPFDEASICKVCSLLDYDGVIYTGGADIKPALIDLISKDKVLFGNDSKVLRDVRDPILLREACRLGEIEFPVTLVSSEAKALDKESKWLVKPIYGGSGFGIGFYEGGEVGEDFYVQQFVSGLPASASFLSDGRTCQLLGMTRQIIGDESLGGSGFKWCGNVYPLFSTNANFVDIMNKISGWGTALTGHFGLKGLFGIDFVIDEGGSPFLVEINPRYSASMELIEHDLNVSFTSLHVSACLGKMAKFAVQSTQGFTAKGIVYAKDDVVTPDTSKWLGLHSDVPFPNEHVAKGFPICTVFGRGQTQDDCIADLYRKANEVYRELKEEAYHER, from the coding sequence TTGAGGATACTTCTCGTAGGCGTAAGCACCAGGGCCTTGGCCGAGTCCGCCTTAAGGGCAAGCTTTGATGCGGTCGCTGTCGACTACTTCGGTGATCTTGACCAAAGTCGCCTGATACCTTCGTTGGCCGTAGGGCGGGACTTCGGCCTTCCCTTCGACGAAGCTTCCATATGCAAGGTTTGCTCGCTTCTTGACTACGACGGGGTCATCTACACGGGAGGGGCCGATATAAAGCCTGCACTAATCGATCTAATCTCAAAGGACAAGGTGCTTTTCGGCAACGACTCAAAGGTCTTGCGTGACGTGAGAGACCCCATATTGTTGCGCGAGGCCTGCAGGCTGGGTGAAATTGAATTTCCCGTGACGCTTGTTTCAAGTGAGGCTAAAGCTTTAGACAAAGAAAGCAAGTGGCTCGTAAAGCCCATTTACGGCGGAAGCGGGTTTGGAATAGGCTTTTACGAAGGCGGCGAAGTGGGCGAGGATTTTTACGTGCAGCAGTTCGTCAGCGGCCTTCCCGCATCGGCGTCCTTTTTGTCGGATGGCAGGACATGTCAGCTGCTTGGCATGACAAGACAGATCATAGGAGACGAATCCCTTGGAGGAAGCGGCTTTAAGTGGTGCGGCAACGTCTATCCCCTTTTTTCGACTAATGCCAATTTTGTTGATATAATGAACAAAATATCGGGCTGGGGAACTGCTTTGACCGGCCATTTTGGCCTTAAGGGCCTTTTTGGCATAGATTTTGTGATAGACGAAGGAGGCAGCCCCTTTCTGGTGGAGATAAACCCGCGCTACAGCGCCTCCATGGAGCTGATCGAGCACGACTTAAACGTGTCTTTCACGTCCCTTCACGTGTCGGCCTGTCTGGGCAAAATGGCAAAGTTTGCCGTCCAAAGCACGCAGGGCTTCACGGCCAAGGGCATAGTTTACGCCAAAGATGACGTAGTCACGCCCGATACGTCGAAGTGGCTGGGGCTGCACAGCGATGTTCCCTTTCCGAACGAGCACGTAGCCAAGGGCTTTCCAATTTGCACCGTATTTGGAAGGGGCCAAACGCAGGATGACTGCATTGCCGACCTTTATAGGAAGGCAAACGAGGTATATCGAGAGTTAAAGGAAGAGGCATACCATGAGCGATGA
- a CDS encoding molybdopterin dinucleotide binding domain-containing protein, with protein sequence MSDESFSAVCTLVTGRTLEQAKGMHIGKTEEEYRKAVDKAFLSPEVLSKLSLNEGDEVMLKTRCGKVRVRVYADAGLPEDVVFVPMGPTANTLVGSDTEGSGMPSFKGLQVEVVRS encoded by the coding sequence ATGAGCGATGAATCTTTTAGCGCGGTTTGTACGCTGGTAACGGGGCGCACCCTTGAGCAGGCCAAGGGGATGCACATCGGCAAGACGGAGGAGGAATACAGGAAAGCAGTTGACAAGGCCTTTCTGTCGCCTGAGGTTTTAAGCAAGCTGTCCTTAAATGAAGGCGACGAAGTAATGCTTAAGACGCGCTGCGGCAAGGTGCGAGTCAGGGTATATGCAGATGCGGGGTTGCCCGAGGATGTGGTCTTCGTTCCCATGGGGCCGACGGCGAATACGCTCGTAGGCTCTGACACCGAAGGAAGCGGGATGCCCTCATTCAAGGGCCTGCAGGTGGAGGTCGTTAGATCATGA
- a CDS encoding formylmethanofuran dehydrogenase subunit A translates to MLIIKGGQVYDPTNGVNGEVKDIYIEGGKVVNPPERIPDDATVIDARGMIVMPGGVDMHAHIAGSKVNTGRKLCPEDHYEHFRIAEKGLRSGAGSRVPTTFLTAYRYVEMGYTTVVEAASAPLVTRHTHEELMDMPLLDKAILITMGNNEILMDMISQDKFDEAKDVMAWLLNSTGGYGVKVVNPGGVENWKWGGNVQSWDDEVKYFGLTSRKLLNALVQSADSLKLPHSVHLHGLNLGVPGNVETTVEVINDVQGRLHLCHLQFLSYGKDKRGRMHSGASAVMEAFNEHSNVTMDVGQIVFGNAVTMTSDGPLEYRIQKMTGHKWCNDDVECEMGGGIVPMEYKIKSVASAVQWITGMELFLLAKDPWRVALTTDHPNAGPFFCYPQVIRLLMDKDYRNHFIGLLPPKALKSSVIKDLDREYSLYEIAIITRAAPAKILGLKEKGHLGVGADGDVAIYDPRNYGHRGCICNFRECRRALDFPAWVIKGGDVVVKDGTLLKEFPGQVYRVVPDFDSSIEEKIREDFEKYYTLSFENYPVQEEYLKGSKEVACS, encoded by the coding sequence ATGTTGATCATAAAAGGCGGCCAAGTTTACGACCCGACCAACGGCGTAAACGGCGAAGTAAAGGACATTTACATAGAAGGCGGTAAAGTGGTAAACCCTCCCGAGCGCATCCCCGATGACGCAACCGTCATAGATGCCCGGGGTATGATCGTCATGCCCGGCGGCGTAGACATGCACGCCCACATCGCCGGTTCCAAGGTAAATACGGGCCGCAAGCTCTGCCCTGAGGATCACTACGAACACTTTAGGATCGCCGAGAAGGGATTGCGGTCGGGCGCAGGCTCTAGAGTTCCCACCACCTTTTTGACGGCCTACAGGTACGTGGAGATGGGCTATACCACGGTCGTAGAGGCAGCGTCAGCTCCTCTCGTGACGCGACATACCCACGAAGAGCTTATGGACATGCCCCTGCTTGACAAGGCCATACTGATCACCATGGGCAACAACGAAATCCTCATGGACATGATCTCTCAAGACAAGTTTGACGAGGCAAAAGACGTCATGGCATGGCTCCTTAACTCCACAGGAGGCTACGGCGTCAAGGTCGTAAACCCAGGCGGAGTGGAAAACTGGAAGTGGGGCGGAAACGTCCAAAGCTGGGACGACGAGGTCAAGTATTTCGGCTTAACCTCAAGAAAGCTGCTTAACGCCTTGGTCCAGTCGGCAGACAGCTTAAAGCTTCCTCACTCCGTTCACCTTCACGGATTAAACCTTGGGGTGCCGGGAAACGTCGAGACGACGGTAGAGGTTATAAATGACGTCCAAGGCAGGCTTCATCTGTGCCACCTGCAGTTTTTAAGCTACGGCAAGGACAAAAGGGGGCGCATGCACAGCGGTGCAAGCGCCGTCATGGAGGCCTTCAACGAACATTCAAACGTCACCATGGATGTAGGCCAGATCGTATTCGGCAACGCCGTCACGATGACCTCGGACGGCCCGCTTGAGTACAGGATTCAGAAGATGACGGGACATAAGTGGTGCAACGACGACGTGGAATGCGAGATGGGCGGAGGCATTGTCCCCATGGAGTATAAGATTAAGTCCGTCGCCTCGGCAGTGCAGTGGATAACGGGGATGGAGCTTTTTTTGCTCGCCAAGGATCCCTGGAGGGTTGCGCTGACGACCGACCATCCCAACGCAGGGCCATTTTTTTGCTACCCGCAGGTCATAAGGCTTTTGATGGACAAGGACTACAGGAATCATTTCATCGGCCTGCTTCCTCCAAAGGCCCTCAAGAGCTCGGTGATAAAGGACTTAGACAGGGAATACAGCTTATATGAGATCGCCATAATTACGAGGGCTGCTCCTGCCAAAATATTGGGCTTGAAGGAAAAGGGACATTTGGGAGTTGGCGCCGACGGAGACGTGGCCATATACGATCCTCGAAACTACGGCCACAGGGGATGCATCTGCAACTTCAGGGAGTGCCGCCGCGCCCTCGACTTTCCGGCCTGGGTCATAAAGGGCGGAGATGTCGTCGTAAAGGACGGCACGCTTTTGAAGGAGTTTCCGGGCCAGGTATACAGGGTCGTCCCCGATTTTGACAGCTCCATAGAGGAAAAGATAAGGGAAGATTTCGAAAAATATTACACCCTTTCTTTCGAAAACTATCCCGTCCAGGAAGAGTACCTGAAAGGCTCAAAGGAGGTGGCCTGCTCATGA
- a CDS encoding NADP-dependent methylenetetrahydromethanopterin/methylenetetrahydrofolate dehydrogenase, with protein MKKILLQLDCDPLASVFDAVTAYDAGADVVLQYGNVTTENVVDLVYGVMFTRGGDKLKYSAIFIGGSNVSRASEILDVVKKTFFGNVRNSVMFDPSGCNTTAAAAVAKMTKACDVKGQKVVVLAGTGPVGQRAAAMFAMEGAKVVVTSRKLEKAQAAAEEIKATFGLEVQPFAAFDDESTTEALKGAVAALCTGAPGVTLIREPLWKANPSLKVLGDVNAVPPMGVEGMKSSYNGEVIEGKVMFGSMGIGGLKMRVHRTCIERLFERNDALFDAQSILEIAKELS; from the coding sequence TTGAAAAAGATCCTGCTTCAACTTGACTGCGATCCCTTGGCAAGCGTATTTGATGCCGTTACCGCCTATGACGCCGGAGCGGACGTCGTACTGCAGTACGGCAACGTGACGACAGAAAATGTCGTAGACCTGGTGTACGGCGTGATGTTCACCCGAGGCGGTGATAAATTAAAATACAGCGCCATCTTCATAGGCGGCTCAAACGTCAGCAGGGCATCGGAGATCCTTGACGTCGTAAAAAAGACGTTTTTTGGAAACGTGAGAAATTCGGTCATGTTCGACCCAAGCGGCTGTAACACCACTGCAGCAGCTGCGGTGGCCAAGATGACGAAGGCCTGCGACGTGAAGGGCCAAAAGGTGGTCGTCCTGGCGGGCACGGGTCCCGTCGGGCAGCGCGCGGCTGCCATGTTTGCCATGGAAGGGGCAAAGGTGGTGGTCACCTCAAGGAAACTCGAGAAGGCCCAAGCGGCAGCCGAGGAGATAAAGGCCACGTTCGGCCTGGAAGTTCAGCCCTTCGCTGCCTTTGATGACGAAAGCACGACCGAGGCCCTAAAAGGAGCGGTGGCCGCCCTTTGTACCGGAGCGCCCGGGGTAACGCTCATTCGCGAGCCCCTCTGGAAGGCCAATCCTTCCCTTAAAGTGCTCGGGGACGTGAACGCCGTGCCGCCCATGGGCGTGGAGGGCATGAAGTCGTCTTACAACGGCGAGGTCATAGAGGGAAAGGTCATGTTCGGCTCCATGGGCATCGGCGGCCTAAAGATGAGGGTGCACAGAACCTGCATCGAGCGGCTCTTTGAAAGAAACGACGCCCTATTTGACGCTCAAAGCATACTTGAGATAGCCAAGGAGCTATCCTGA